The window TTCAATTCATTCTTTATTAATGTAGGAAATTCTCCCTCATGAAAAACATACTCCTTTTTCGTATCTGTCCCTTTACCATTCTGATTTTCCATATAGAATAATGTTGCTATGAATCCTCCAATGCATAGTAAAACGATAACGGAAACAGTTGGTACTAGCTTGTTGACTGATTGAATAAACCCTTTAGGTTGTTCAATGCTGTGCAATAACTGGTCATATACTTCCGTTTTGTCGCTCTCTTTTAACTCCACTTCCTTAAGTCGAGCAAAGTTCTTATCCCAATCATTTCTTTTATCAGATTGCATCATGAGTGTATCCCTCCTTTATCATTTCCTCTTTTAAAGACTGGAGTGCACGGTGCAAAGTCGTTTTCACTTTACTTTCCGACCAATTTAAAATCTCTGCTGTTTCTTGAACAGAGAGCTCTTTAATTTTTCTCAATATAATTACTTCTTGATAAGGTGCTTTGAGTTTTTTGATAGATTTGTATAGTTGTTCTTCATTTTCTCCAAGTTGAGATATTTGGGCTGGACATTTATCATTCGATGGAAAAATAGCAAATGAGTTTAACATATATTTTATTGGCTTCATTTTTCTCATATAATCGATCGTTACGTTCCTAGCAATACGATACAGCCAATTTTTTACGCTTGTTTTTCCTTGAAAACTTGCAGCGTGTTGATACGCTTTTAGGAATGTATCGTGCATTAAATCTTTCGCTTGCTCATTGTCACCAGTTAAGTACAGAATGAATCGGTATATGTCATCACTGTACTCGTGGTACCATTCTTTCACTTTTTGTTTACGGTACGAATCATCCAATTGTTATGGCACCTCATTTGCTTGTATAGTTTGTTTTCGGCTTAAAGACGGATGAAGAGGGAAAAGGTTACATTTCTTATATAATATTTTAGCATTTTGATAAATGTGGATGTATTTTCAAATTCATGGATATTTAACTAGATTTCTGGATATATTTATTTTACCGTTGATAATAAGGTAATTTACGGATAACTAAATAATTCATCTCCAATAAACATAATAAAACCCTCTGCTAGGTACCATTTTACCTTTACAGAGGGTTCTAAGCTTTATACTTTTATGCTTCTATTGACTTTTCATTGCGTTGTTTTCTTTTAACCAGTCTTCTTACGCCTCTTCCTAAGTCATGAAATAGCATATATACTGCTGGAATTAATACTAGCGTAATAAGTGTAGCAAACAGCAGCCCTGATATAACAACCGTTGCTAATGGAGCTTGGTAACTGCTTGCAGCTCCTCCTGATAATGCAAGAGGAAGCATTCCACCAATTGTTGTTAAGGTTGTCATAAAAATTGGACGCATGCGATTCATACCTGCCTCTACAATTGCTTCGTGAACTGATTTTTCTTCCACTCTTAACTGCTTTGCACGGTCTATCAAAAGAATAGCATTATTTAAAACAATCCCAATCAACATGATAACACCCATACCTGACATAATACTTAATTCACGTTGAGTTAGTAATAGCCCTAGGATAACACCTGTAATTGTCATTGGAATAATTGTCATAACAATGATTGGGTGTAATAGATGATTAAACTGAACAGCCATTACAACGTACACTAAGAAGATAGCAATAGATAAAATGACTAGCATATCTTGAATTGCCTCTTGTTGTTCTTCTAAATTTCCACTTACTGATACTGTGTATCCAGCAGTTGTTTCAAAAGAATCCACCACACTTTGAACGTCACGATTGATGGAACCGAGGTCGCGCCCTTCTATATCTGCTAATATTTTCACGACACGCTTTCCTTCTTTACGATCAATTTGTGTTGGTGCTTGAACAGTTTCTAACTCAATATATTTTGAAAGTTTTTGATTACCTGTAGGCGTTAGTATTTCTTCATTTAACAAATCAGATTTCTTTGTTATCGTTTTGTCTGGTGCAATTAAAATTGGTGTAGAATTTTCATCTTGTAGTAAACCAATTGGCATTGTGGAAGACAATGCATTTAATTGACCAAATAGTTGTAATGGTGTAATACCATCTTTTTTCATCTCATCTTCTTTTAGAACGATTAATTGTTCTTCTAACATTTTGTCCATGGAAGTTGTTGTACCAACAATTCCATAAACTTTACTTATTTCGTTCGCTAATTCAGATGAAATTTTCTCCAATTCTTCTAAACTATCGCCTGTTACTTCAAGCTGAACTGGATAACTTGCTCCCATTCCCATTGCGGAAGTTACTCCTACAACTGGGAAATTCTCTTCTAGACTACGAAGTGAGGACATAATTCTTTCATTTATTTCGTCTTGGCCTAACGTTGCCTCTTCTTCTGGTGTCATGTTAATTAAAATAAACATAAATTCGATCTGATCCAATACAAAGTGGCTTGTTAGATCTGGTACGTCATTTAATTGCACATTAATTTCTTTAGCAAGTTCATCTTTTTCTTGAGGTGATATTCCACTTTCAAGCGTTATCATTACTTCTGAATATCGATTGTACATATCAGGCATAATGGTCATTGGAACTTTCGTAATTAATGCTAAAGAACCGATGAACATAAGGAAAAAGGCGAAAATTACTCCTAAACGACGGCGCTTCTTACCCGACATCCACGTGATGATATTTCCATATGATTGAATGATCCGGCTTTCTTTCTTTTGCTGTTGACGTTTCGTAAGTTTCAAGAAATTTTCGGATAAAGTTGGTATAAGCGTAAAGGAAACGACTACTGAACTTACTAGTGTTACAATAACGACAACAGATAAGATCATCATAAACTTACCTGCTTCTCCACCTAGTAATCCGATTGGTAAAAATACGACTATCGTCGTTAACATCGATGCTATAACAGCAGAAGCAACTTCACTTACACCTTTAAGTACTGCTTCTTTATTTGGGATTCCTTGTTCCTTTTTACGATAAATCGACTCTAAAATTACGATAGAAGCATCGACCATCATACCTATTCCAAGTCCTAATGCAATTAGACTAAGCATGTTGATACTGTAGCCTAGGAACCACATGCAAGAGAATGTTAATAAAATAGATAGAGGTATGGAAATTCCTATAATAATCGTTGCTCTTATATTTCTTAAAAACAAGAAGAGTATGACTATCGCCAATAAACCACCAATTAAAA is drawn from Bacillus alkalisoli and contains these coding sequences:
- a CDS encoding RNA polymerase sigma factor; this encodes MDDSYRKQKVKEWYHEYSDDIYRFILYLTGDNEQAKDLMHDTFLKAYQHAASFQGKTSVKNWLYRIARNVTIDYMRKMKPIKYMLNSFAIFPSNDKCPAQISQLGENEEQLYKSIKKLKAPYQEVIILRKIKELSVQETAEILNWSESKVKTTLHRALQSLKEEMIKEGYTHDAI
- a CDS encoding efflux RND transporter permease subunit; translated protein: MSILEFILKRKIAVGLMVIFVLMIGLYSMNKLDQELMPPISFDMTIVQVDAGEMAVLDVEDKITKPIEQILSGIEGVESHSSQSHIGSSSITVMVEEGRGDEIHKNIEAAILPLKNQIQGIQNIGTFQISMNQPFEFFMELSNGNMDEITSFSKNVVKPRLEALPEVREVRFDGLEENEIIIQLKSDELQKYGVDAQQIIGTIQQSNLITSLGELKEETNEPTIRWITSLQSLDDIKNILIPTMDGVKTLEELATINLQVREISSGVWKNGSKEVVLVQIGRVNGATQIEMAEAIRAEVQKIKDEGLVTGFQFNEIVAQADYVKDAVDGVTSNILIGGLLAIVILFLFLRNIRATIIIGISIPLSILLTFSCMWFLGYSINMLSLIALGLGIGMMVDASIVILESIYRKKEQGIPNKEAVLKGVSEVASAVIASMLTTIVVFLPIGLLGGEAGKFMMILSVVVIVTLVSSVVVSFTLIPTLSENFLKLTKRQQQKKESRIIQSYGNIITWMSGKKRRRLGVIFAFFLMFIGSLALITKVPMTIMPDMYNRYSEVMITLESGISPQEKDELAKEINVQLNDVPDLTSHFVLDQIEFMFILINMTPEEEATLGQDEINERIMSSLRSLEENFPVVGVTSAMGMGASYPVQLEVTGDSLEELEKISSELANEISKVYGIVGTTTSMDKMLEEQLIVLKEDEMKKDGITPLQLFGQLNALSSTMPIGLLQDENSTPILIAPDKTITKKSDLLNEEILTPTGNQKLSKYIELETVQAPTQIDRKEGKRVVKILADIEGRDLGSINRDVQSVVDSFETTAGYTVSVSGNLEEQQEAIQDMLVILSIAIFLVYVVMAVQFNHLLHPIIVMTIIPMTITGVILGLLLTQRELSIMSGMGVIMLIGIVLNNAILLIDRAKQLRVEEKSVHEAIVEAGMNRMRPIFMTTLTTIGGMLPLALSGGAASSYQAPLATVVISGLLFATLITLVLIPAVYMLFHDLGRGVRRLVKRKQRNEKSIEA